CGAAGTTGAAAAAGGCGATGAAATCACCGGGACTTTTACTTCCGAAGAAAAGGAAATTGAAAAGAAAACAACCATTACCACTGAAGATATCGCAGGTAAAAAACAATTGGAAAGCCTACTTGGCGCCAAGGTTGGCGACACGGTAACCTTGAAAACAAAAGGAATGTTTGCCGATGATCACGACAATCAGAAATTTTTGGGTGTTGCGCACGATGAGGCCCACGGGTTGGATATTGAAGTTTCTCTAAAAATAGAAGAGGTAAATAAGCGCGAAATGGCCGAATTGAACCAAGATCTTTTCGATAAATTATTTGGTGAAGGCGTTGTTACTTCCGAAGCCGAATTAAAGGCTAAAATTAAGGAAGATGCCGAAGGACAATTTGCACAACAAAGCGACCAAAAATTGTTGAATGATGTAGTTGATTCGTTAATTGAAAATACAAAATTTGATCTTCCAAAAGAGTTTCTACAACGTTGGATTGCAATGACCGGCGAAAAGAGACTTTCCGAAGAAGAGGCAAAAGCCGAATTTGAAAGAAGTGAAAAAGGGCTTCGCTATCAGTTAATCGAAGGCAAACTTCGCACTGAAAATAATTTGCAAGTTACTTTTGATGAGTTAAAAGACCATTCAAAAAATATGATAAAAGCACAAATGGCGCAGTTTGGGCAAACAAACCCAACAGAAGAGGAATTAGAGTCTATCACCGCCCGTATTCTTTCTAATAAGGAAGAAGTAGAGCGTTTAAGCGAACAACTTAACTCGGCCAAATTGCTTAACTACTTTAAGGAAAACGCAAAGTTGAAGACTAAAGAGATTGCGTACGATAAATTCATTAAAGAAGCCTACGCATAATTCAGCAAAGAAATAGTTATCTTTAGGCGTTGAATTATTATAATTTAACGCCTTTTTAATTCGGCTTAAATAGTAGAACCACAAGTGAATTTTCGTAACGAATTTTCAAAAACTATTAAATTGAAATTTAAATACATTTATGAACTACAGTAACGAATTTAGAAACTTCGCCATAA
This region of Aequorivita marisscotiae genomic DNA includes:
- the tig gene encoding trigger factor, producing the protein MNITKKDIDKLNAVLTVEVAKEDYSANVEKVLNNYRKTANIPGFRKGHIPMGMVKKQYGKAVLVEEVNKLLQDALHKYLNEEKLDVLGNPLPKNEAEIDWNADNYSFEFELGLAPEFTVDVNNKEIVHYKIVADDELLNNQVKTIRKQYGKLISKNEVEKGDEITGTFTSEEKEIEKKTTITTEDIAGKKQLESLLGAKVGDTVTLKTKGMFADDHDNQKFLGVAHDEAHGLDIEVSLKIEEVNKREMAELNQDLFDKLFGEGVVTSEAELKAKIKEDAEGQFAQQSDQKLLNDVVDSLIENTKFDLPKEFLQRWIAMTGEKRLSEEEAKAEFERSEKGLRYQLIEGKLRTENNLQVTFDELKDHSKNMIKAQMAQFGQTNPTEEELESITARILSNKEEVERLSEQLNSAKLLNYFKENAKLKTKEIAYDKFIKEAYA